A region of Priestia aryabhattai DNA encodes the following proteins:
- the arr gene encoding NAD(+)--rifampin ADP-ribosyltransferase, whose amino-acid sequence MNDKKNVLDPGPFFHGTKAELKIGDLLEPLYLSNYQDKKSNHIYFTGTLNAAKWGAELARSNSKERIYIVEPLGDFENDPNLTDKKFPGNPTRSYRSKSPLKIVAELGSWERHSDEEINHMLTSLKKLSEEGKNIIYD is encoded by the coding sequence ATGAATGACAAAAAAAATGTCTTAGATCCTGGTCCGTTTTTTCATGGTACTAAAGCAGAACTGAAAATTGGAGACCTGCTTGAACCGTTGTACTTATCCAATTATCAGGATAAAAAATCTAACCATATCTATTTCACTGGAACATTAAACGCTGCTAAATGGGGTGCTGAATTAGCAAGATCTAATTCAAAAGAGAGAATTTATATTGTAGAACCATTGGGCGATTTTGAAAATGATCCGAATTTAACTGATAAAAAATTCCCTGGAAACCCAACACGTTCTTATAGATCTAAATCTCCCTTGAAGATAGTAGCTGAATTAGGTTCATGGGAAAGACATTCCGATGAAGAAATAAATCATATGCTTACATCTTTAAAAAAGTTAAGTGAAGAAGGAAAAAATATAATATACGATTGA